The following proteins come from a genomic window of Terribacillus aidingensis:
- a CDS encoding M15 family metallopeptidase — MKRLMLFAALSAVLVAAGCQSQQTSQNQDTNENKTAQKQTDNQQAEQAQEEDTAAEETAEAKPDQHQEEAEDVVGTIEKPVTVDNPDSIEVVVNKTRKFPDGWEPKDLVEPDVPFYFSEHLEKRKMRKEAAEALEELFDASQKDGMELVAASGYRSEARQKEIYENNVATQGQEETDKVSSRPGRSEHQTGLAIDLTSAEMALALEETFIDTDEGKWLAEHAHEYGYIIRYPEGKSDITGYSYEPWHIRYVGKDLAKQIYEEGTTLEEHFQMESDLKS; from the coding sequence ATGAAGCGTTTGATGCTGTTTGCTGCACTTAGCGCTGTGTTAGTTGCAGCTGGATGTCAAAGCCAGCAAACAAGCCAGAATCAAGACACAAATGAAAATAAAACTGCCCAGAAGCAGACCGACAATCAGCAGGCAGAACAAGCACAGGAAGAAGATACTGCTGCTGAGGAAACCGCTGAGGCAAAGCCTGACCAGCATCAGGAAGAAGCAGAAGATGTGGTAGGCACAATCGAGAAACCAGTGACGGTGGATAATCCGGATAGTATCGAAGTTGTCGTGAACAAAACAAGAAAGTTTCCGGATGGCTGGGAACCGAAGGACTTAGTTGAGCCGGACGTACCGTTTTACTTCAGTGAGCATCTGGAGAAGCGGAAAATGCGTAAAGAAGCAGCGGAAGCATTGGAAGAGCTGTTCGACGCATCCCAGAAGGACGGGATGGAACTTGTGGCTGCAAGCGGGTACCGATCGGAAGCAAGGCAAAAGGAAATTTATGAGAATAACGTAGCGACCCAAGGACAGGAAGAGACGGATAAAGTATCTTCCAGACCGGGCAGAAGTGAGCACCAAACAGGGCTCGCTATCGATTTGACATCTGCAGAGATGGCATTAGCGCTGGAAGAGACTTTCATCGATACAGATGAAGGGAAATGGCTGGCAGAACATGCACATGAATATGGTTACATCATTCGCTACCCAGAAGGGAAGTCCGATATAACTGGCTACAGCTATGAGCCATGGCACATCCGATATGTCGGAAAAGATCTGGCGAAGCAAATATATGAGGAAGGAACGACATTGGAGGAGCATTTCCAAATGGAGTCCGATCTTAAGAGCTGA
- a CDS encoding IDEAL domain-containing protein, with translation MKKHKVVYRLQRTKRKRAYVTAKREISFEVKLATRLMLDEFYFTWNKNKLEAQINECIDQKDAERFKELSAAYRPYTLE, from the coding sequence ATGAAAAAGCATAAAGTTGTCTATCGTCTGCAAAGAACGAAGAGGAAGCGTGCTTATGTTACTGCTAAACGGGAAATTTCGTTTGAAGTGAAGCTGGCCACAAGACTTATGCTGGATGAATTTTACTTTACCTGGAACAAGAATAAACTGGAAGCACAGATTAATGAGTGCATCGACCAAAAAGACGCGGAACGATTCAAGGAATTAAGTGCAGCTTACCGCCCCTATACTTTGGAATAA